A genomic segment from Methanolobus zinderi encodes:
- a CDS encoding archaellin/type IV pilin N-terminal domain-containing protein, with the protein MKANHKIFNMDNRAQVGIGTLIIFIAMVLVAAVAAAVLIQTSGTLQQKAQSTGKEATQEVSSNLMVKNIEGVRAKNNSTSMANNISLLRMKVGLNVGSSPVDLNQVVISITDGTTTNNLIYANNEQTYDAKMANFSSTVTASTNLNALLNKTQTPPGDNAKFFFTVEKIRDEDGSFTQEKPVMNTGDLVTLYISTVSSGDTGYSKIGSMSVSGLLDSGLVISPRTSVSIVLTPESGAATTADFVTPSSYGTKETVQLYP; encoded by the coding sequence ATGAAAGCAAATCATAAAATATTCAATATGGATAACAGAGCTCAGGTAGGTATAGGTACTCTTATCATCTTCATTGCCATGGTACTTGTTGCCGCAGTGGCTGCAGCGGTTCTGATTCAAACATCTGGAACTCTTCAGCAAAAGGCTCAGTCAACCGGAAAGGAAGCAACTCAGGAAGTATCTTCCAACCTGATGGTAAAGAACATTGAAGGTGTCAGGGCTAAAAACAATTCAACCAGCATGGCAAACAATATTTCCCTGCTCAGGATGAAGGTCGGTCTGAACGTAGGCAGTTCTCCTGTAGATCTTAATCAGGTTGTAATTTCCATTACTGATGGTACAACTACAAACAATCTGATATATGCAAACAACGAACAGACATATGATGCGAAGATGGCAAACTTCTCTAGCACTGTAACTGCGTCAACAAACCTGAATGCACTGTTGAATAAGACCCAGACCCCTCCTGGTGATAATGCAAAATTCTTCTTCACGGTTGAAAAGATACGTGATGAAGACGGTTCATTTACTCAGGAGAAACCTGTGATGAATACCGGGGATCTGGTTACACTGTATATTTCGACAGTATCATCAGGCGACACAGGTTATTCAAAGATTGGTTCCATGAGTGTCAGTGGATTACTGGATAGTGGTCTTGTAATAAGTCCAAGGACATCTGTCAGTATAGTGCTAACACCAGAATCTGGTGCAGCAACTACTGCAGACTTTGTAACACCGTCTTCCTACGGTACCAAAGAAACAGTACAACTCTATCCATAA
- the ftsY gene encoding signal recognition particle-docking protein FtsY, whose translation MFNKLKSKLSGFTEKLGSKIDEKAVEVESEKPETEVADESTESGLQETVSQAPIESEVAETDSDDLQQTQVETPVTTVSEEEEAEEPTESKGEKKSFWKRGFKKAEEPEIPEEKEEIEAETEAEAEKPKKTGFAQKAKALMFEREFILEEDDLEEPLWELEMALLESDIALSVSEAIVESVKEQLVGTRRRIGKNTGDIVEGALKKAIFDVMSANVFDLDEYIKDAEKPVHIVFVGINGTGKTTSIAKLAKRLKDQGYSVVVAAGDTFRAGAIDQLAIHAEKVGVKIIKHQEQGDPAAVVYDAVQHAKANNVDVVLSDTAGRMHTNVNLMEQLKKVCRVSTPDLMIFVDEAVAGNDAVERAAQFNDAVPVDGSILTKTDADAKGGAAISIAYITGKPILFLGMGQGYDDLQKFDPQWFVDQLFAE comes from the coding sequence GTGTTCAATAAACTCAAATCAAAACTCAGTGGCTTTACAGAAAAGCTCGGAAGCAAGATAGATGAGAAGGCTGTAGAGGTAGAATCCGAAAAGCCGGAAACTGAGGTAGCTGATGAAAGTACGGAATCCGGCTTACAGGAAACTGTATCACAGGCTCCGATAGAGTCTGAAGTAGCTGAAACAGATTCTGATGACCTTCAACAGACTCAGGTGGAAACTCCGGTAACTACTGTATCTGAAGAGGAAGAAGCAGAAGAGCCAACTGAATCAAAAGGCGAAAAAAAATCTTTCTGGAAAAGAGGATTTAAAAAGGCTGAGGAGCCGGAGATACCGGAAGAAAAAGAAGAAATTGAAGCTGAAACAGAGGCCGAAGCTGAGAAGCCTAAAAAGACGGGTTTTGCCCAGAAAGCCAAGGCTCTTATGTTCGAGCGTGAGTTCATCCTCGAAGAAGATGACCTCGAAGAACCTCTCTGGGAGCTTGAAATGGCACTTCTTGAAAGCGATATTGCTCTGTCGGTCTCCGAAGCCATTGTTGAATCTGTCAAGGAACAGCTTGTGGGCACAAGGCGTCGCATAGGCAAGAACACAGGTGATATCGTTGAAGGTGCGCTCAAAAAGGCTATTTTTGATGTGATGAGCGCAAACGTATTCGATCTCGATGAATACATAAAAGATGCTGAAAAGCCTGTACATATCGTTTTTGTAGGGATAAACGGTACCGGTAAAACAACCTCAATTGCAAAACTTGCAAAGCGTCTGAAAGATCAGGGCTATTCTGTGGTTGTTGCGGCAGGTGATACTTTCAGGGCAGGGGCAATAGACCAGCTTGCAATACATGCGGAAAAGGTCGGCGTGAAAATAATAAAACACCAGGAGCAGGGTGACCCGGCTGCTGTTGTCTATGATGCCGTACAGCATGCAAAGGCAAACAATGTGGACGTTGTGCTCTCGGATACAGCCGGGCGTATGCACACCAATGTTAATCTCATGGAACAGTTAAAGAAGGTCTGCCGTGTAAGCACACCTGACCTTATGATATTTGTTGATGAGGCCGTGGCAGGTAACGATGCCGTGGAACGTGCTGCCCAGTTCAATGATGCGGTTCCGGTTGATGGTTCGATCCTGACCAAGACGGATGCCGACGCCAAGGGCGGAGCAGCGATCTCAATAGCCTACATTACAGGAAAACCCATCCTCTTTCTGGGAATGGGTCAGGGATATGATGATCTCCAAAAGTTCGATCCGCAATGGTTTGTGGACCAGCTCTTTGCAGAATGA
- the rpl18a gene encoding 50S ribosomal protein L18Ae — protein sequence MKTFQVKGTFKAGIAWEKFTKEVESQNEKNALDKVYSLFGSKHGIKRNYVRIESITEA from the coding sequence ATGAAGACATTCCAGGTTAAAGGTACTTTCAAAGCAGGAATTGCGTGGGAAAAATTCACGAAGGAAGTTGAAAGTCAGAATGAGAAAAACGCTCTTGATAAGGTTTACTCTTTGTTCGGAAGCAAGCACGGTATAAAAAGGAACTATGTCCGTATCGAAAGTATAACAGAGGCATAA
- a CDS encoding archaellin/type IV pilin N-terminal domain-containing protein, whose product MKANKTFNLKKDNRAQVGIGTLIIFIAMVLVAAVAAAVLIQTSGVLQQKAQSTGKQATQEVSSNLMVKNIEGIRAKTNSTNMSDTIDLLRLKVGLNVGSAPVDVNQVVISITDGTTANTLVYAGNEKSYASAGSSNGAMGNFTDTASTNLKTLLTNETTIDSTLTNSQKYYTVEKIRDEDASFSQANPVMNTGDLITVYIATTSDEAVKGNYSQVGTADGLAASGLKSSNLTLVPRTTVNIVLTPESGAATTADFVAPSSYGVKETVQLYP is encoded by the coding sequence ATGAAAGCAAACAAAACATTTAATTTAAAAAAAGATAACCGGGCCCAGGTGGGAATTGGTACTCTTATCATATTCATCGCCATGGTGCTCGTAGCAGCAGTAGCGGCTGCTGTTCTTATCCAGACATCCGGTGTACTGCAGCAAAAGGCTCAGTCAACCGGAAAACAGGCAACACAGGAAGTATCATCCAACCTGATGGTCAAGAATATCGAAGGTATACGTGCCAAGACTAACAGCACAAATATGTCTGATACAATTGACCTTCTCAGACTCAAGGTAGGTCTGAATGTCGGAAGTGCTCCTGTGGACGTCAACCAGGTAGTTATCTCTATAACTGACGGTACAACTGCAAACACACTGGTATATGCAGGAAACGAGAAATCATATGCAAGTGCTGGAAGCTCTAATGGTGCCATGGGTAACTTTACTGATACTGCATCAACCAATCTGAAAACTCTTCTCACAAATGAAACGACAATTGATAGTACCCTGACAAATTCTCAAAAGTACTACACAGTTGAAAAGATACGTGATGAAGACGCATCATTCTCTCAGGCCAATCCTGTGATGAATACTGGTGATCTGATCACAGTCTATATTGCTACAACTTCTGATGAAGCGGTCAAAGGAAACTATAGTCAAGTGGGAACAGCTGATGGTCTTGCTGCGTCAGGTCTCAAGTCTTCAAACCTTACTCTTGTTCCAAGGACAACCGTGAACATCGTCCTTACACCAGAATCCGGTGCTGCAACGACTGCTGACTTTGTTGCTCCTTCATCATACGGTGTAAAGGAGACTGTACAGCTGTATCCATAA
- the pfdA gene encoding prefoldin subunit alpha, producing MAGMNEQDPRALAMQYQELKKRAEAIQQQLTMVKFSVDDCTKVLKTIEELVNVEEGTEMMFPIGSGSFVYANITSADKVVVDIGSGVSVERPLDDAKQIMEKRKAELEKAYENMNASLAQLSQQMQAIESFISRQQQQAQGQQGQTQQ from the coding sequence ATGGCAGGTATGAATGAACAGGATCCCCGGGCACTTGCAATGCAGTACCAGGAGCTCAAAAAACGTGCAGAGGCGATTCAACAGCAGTTGACCATGGTTAAATTCTCTGTAGATGATTGTACTAAGGTCCTGAAAACAATCGAAGAGCTTGTAAATGTTGAAGAGGGCACGGAGATGATGTTCCCGATAGGTTCCGGTTCATTTGTATATGCCAATATCACCTCCGCTGATAAGGTTGTAGTGGATATCGGCTCAGGTGTTTCCGTTGAGCGTCCTCTCGATGATGCAAAACAGATAATGGAAAAGCGTAAAGCAGAACTCGAGAAGGCATACGAGAACATGAATGCCTCTCTGGCCCAGCTATCCCAGCAGATGCAGGCGATTGAATCTTTTATTTCCAGACAGCAGCAACAGGCGCAGGGGCAACAGGGACAGACTCAACAGTAA
- the trpA gene encoding tryptophan synthase subunit alpha — translation MKIEDRFNELKQKGEKALIAYVCAGDPSAEATREIVHSLVKGGADIVELGLPFSDPVADGPTIQAASTRALEAGMNPDLYFEMAASMDVNVPLVCMTYYNLIYKRGTEKFARDCANSGITGIIVPDLPAEEADELHEACKKHGVDLIFLITPVTTKSRMKNTLERTSGFVYIVSRLGVTGERVDVAESTKEILGRIHTEVPKAVGFGISNKKQAAEVIKAGADAVIVGSAFVNIIASGNDVNERIEKLASELKQGCRT, via the coding sequence GTGAAAATAGAAGATAGATTTAACGAACTTAAACAAAAGGGAGAGAAAGCCCTTATCGCCTATGTCTGTGCGGGTGATCCTTCTGCCGAAGCTACCAGGGAAATTGTGCATTCCCTTGTAAAAGGTGGTGCTGATATCGTGGAATTGGGGCTTCCATTCTCTGACCCGGTTGCAGACGGCCCGACTATCCAGGCTGCATCCACCCGCGCACTGGAAGCCGGCATGAACCCGGACCTGTATTTTGAAATGGCAGCATCGATGGATGTGAATGTCCCTCTGGTCTGTATGACGTACTATAACCTGATCTACAAGAGAGGAACTGAGAAATTTGCCAGAGATTGCGCAAATTCAGGAATAACAGGAATAATCGTACCTGACCTTCCGGCAGAGGAAGCCGATGAGCTGCATGAGGCCTGTAAGAAGCATGGTGTTGATCTGATATTCCTCATCACACCGGTGACAACCAAATCAAGGATGAAGAATACGCTTGAGAGGACTTCCGGCTTTGTTTACATCGTATCACGTCTTGGAGTAACAGGTGAAAGAGTGGATGTGGCAGAATCCACAAAGGAGATACTCGGGCGTATCCATACCGAGGTCCCAAAAGCAGTGGGTTTTGGCATTTCCAACAAGAAGCAGGCTGCTGAAGTTATCAAAGCCGGGGCAGATGCAGTTATCGTCGGTTCTGCGTTTGTGAATATCATTGCCTCAGGTAATGATGTCAATGAAAGGATAGAAAAACTTGCATCCGAACTAAAACAGGGTTGCAGGACTTAA
- a CDS encoding indole-3-glycerol-phosphate synthase: MHSVINNIIQSTEQRISQIKEEEEAKKNEYIDTDKRDIVSKINEKKSQNKVAVIAEVKPASPGKKLRDINPEDAAFIASEMERAGAVAISALTEPQFFHGSIGNLEAVRKKVMLPVLRKDFIINKLQFEEVRSDLILLIAGILEDHLEEMVDIAIEKGFEPLVEVHNENELEKALKTKARIIGINNRNLSTLEIDLDTTLKLIPVIKEFDRINGSHHIIISESGMHNADDIRKVIDAGADAVLVGTSIIKSGEIYAKTRELVNALD, translated from the coding sequence ATGCATTCCGTAATAAACAATATCATCCAGTCTACTGAACAGAGGATATCGCAAATAAAGGAAGAAGAAGAAGCTAAAAAAAACGAATACATAGATACGGATAAGCGAGATATAGTCAGTAAAATCAACGAAAAAAAATCCCAGAACAAAGTTGCTGTCATAGCTGAGGTAAAACCGGCATCGCCTGGAAAGAAATTAAGAGACATCAATCCGGAGGATGCAGCTTTTATTGCCAGTGAAATGGAGAGGGCAGGCGCAGTGGCAATATCCGCACTTACAGAGCCTCAATTTTTCCATGGGTCCATCGGTAACCTGGAAGCTGTCAGGAAAAAAGTAATGCTTCCCGTACTTCGCAAGGACTTTATAATCAATAAGCTCCAGTTTGAGGAAGTCAGAAGTGATCTTATATTACTAATAGCAGGTATTCTTGAAGATCACCTTGAAGAAATGGTTGACATTGCCATTGAAAAAGGCTTTGAGCCACTCGTTGAAGTCCATAATGAAAATGAACTTGAAAAAGCACTTAAAACAAAGGCAAGGATCATTGGTATCAATAATCGCAATCTTAGCACGCTTGAAATTGACCTCGATACCACCCTCAAACTGATCCCGGTCATAAAAGAATTTGACAGGATCAATGGTTCACATCATATCATAATCAGTGAAAGTGGAATGCATAATGCTGACGATATTAGAAAAGTAATTGATGCCGGGGCCGACGCGGTACTTGTGGGGACTTCGATAATAAAAAGCGGCGAAATATATGCCAAAACCCGGGAACTTGTTAATGCACTTGATTAA
- the trpB gene encoding tryptophan synthase subunit beta — protein MKKSMYGKFGGQFVPEVLMPALTELEEAYEKYKDDPKFLAELDYYMKDFAGRETPLYFAKNLSKKYGIKIYLKREDLVHGGAHKLNNTLGQALLAKYMGKKRLIAETGAGQHGTATAMAAANMGFECEVYMGAKDIVRQHMNVYRMELMGTKVNSVESGSRTLKDAINEAFRDWVTNVENTHYLIGSVVGSHPYPMIVRDFQSVIGKEVKEQIMEKEGRYPDSIVACAGGGSNAMGIFHPFVEDTEVKLFPVEAGGKEMKITEKEALHSSSLCVGEEGILQGAHTLILQDKYGQILESSSVSAGLDYSGVGPELAHLADIGRITPCNVSDDEALEAFYELSRLEGIIPALESSHAVAYVMKMAKTGELGDLVVINLSGRGDKDLESVFRIMEEGKEKEEKEACK, from the coding sequence ATGAAAAAATCAATGTATGGTAAATTCGGAGGACAATTTGTTCCCGAAGTACTGATGCCAGCACTTACAGAGCTTGAAGAAGCGTATGAAAAATACAAGGATGATCCCAAGTTCCTTGCAGAACTTGATTATTACATGAAAGATTTTGCTGGAAGGGAGACTCCCCTGTATTTTGCAAAAAATCTCAGCAAAAAGTATGGAATCAAGATTTATCTTAAAAGAGAGGATCTTGTTCACGGTGGTGCCCATAAACTGAATAACACCCTTGGACAGGCTCTTCTGGCTAAATACATGGGAAAAAAACGTCTCATTGCCGAGACCGGAGCCGGACAGCACGGTACTGCAACTGCCATGGCAGCGGCTAATATGGGATTTGAATGTGAAGTTTATATGGGTGCTAAAGACATTGTGCGGCAACATATGAATGTCTATAGAATGGAACTTATGGGCACCAAAGTAAACTCTGTGGAATCCGGTTCCAGAACGCTCAAAGATGCCATCAACGAAGCTTTTCGAGACTGGGTCACCAATGTGGAAAACACACATTATCTCATTGGCTCAGTTGTCGGATCACATCCCTATCCTATGATCGTCAGAGATTTCCAGAGTGTCATAGGTAAGGAAGTAAAAGAGCAGATAATGGAAAAGGAAGGTCGTTATCCTGACTCCATAGTTGCCTGCGCCGGAGGCGGAAGTAATGCAATGGGCATATTCCATCCGTTTGTTGAAGACACTGAAGTCAAACTTTTCCCGGTGGAAGCAGGAGGAAAAGAAATGAAGATCACTGAGAAAGAAGCTTTGCATTCATCGTCGCTTTGTGTCGGAGAAGAAGGAATACTCCAGGGAGCACACACACTGATACTTCAGGACAAGTACGGACAGATCCTTGAATCAAGTTCAGTTTCCGCTGGGCTCGACTACTCCGGAGTGGGGCCGGAACTTGCCCACCTTGCGGATATTGGCAGAATCACACCATGTAATGTGAGTGACGATGAGGCATTGGAAGCATTTTACGAGCTGAGCAGACTGGAAGGTATAATCCCCGCACTGGAGTCATCCCATGCCGTGGCATATGTGATGAAGATGGCAAAGACAGGCGAACTGGGAGACCTTGTTGTCATCAATCTGTCAGGACGAGGAGACAAGGACCTTGAATCGGTGTTCAGGATAATGGAAGAAGGTAAAGAAAAAGAGGAAAAGGAGGCCTGCAAGTGA